One region of Caldisericia bacterium genomic DNA includes:
- a CDS encoding DUF59 domain-containing protein, which translates to MVTKEEILEALKEVYDPEIPVDIVNLGLVYDVKIDDGKVKILMTLTAVGCPVGPLIVDMVKLRLLKLEGVKEVEVELTYDPPWTPDKMSEEAKKKLGME; encoded by the coding sequence ATGGTTACAAAGGAAGAGATACTTGAAGCATTAAAAGAGGTGTATGATCCTGAGATTCCAGTGGATATCGTTAATCTTGGTTTAGTATACGATGTAAAGATTGATGATGGGAAGGTAAAAATTTTAATGACATTGACTGCAGTAGGTTGTCCTGTGGGACCATTGATTGTGGATATGGTTAAGCTAAGACTTCTAAAACTTGAGGGTGTCAAGGAGGTGGAGGTTGAGTTGACCTATGATCCACCATGGACACCTGATAAGATGAGTGAAGAGGCTAAGAAGAAGTTAGGAATGGAATGA
- a CDS encoding MMPL family transporter produces MKRFAEIVVKSKWIIFIIFLLLIGLSLYFIPKRQLSFDIYDLLPEEVESVKGSKILEEEISHGADLTIIYETDNLTKVEKLIEKLKILPYVDSVMWLDNFQDVSLPKEFWGEDSKDWYKDGVFKIQVTLKHSQSYGDQIKDIKSILPEEASITGDSVISNELGDRFKGKTEEYFIIGIILVSIFLFLTFPRFWGPIFIVLSMVSAVVINMGITAFSGKPIYYITETIVAILQLAVTLDYSLFLYHRYVEERIKNSKETAMVETLTTTIKPILLSGLTTMAGFFALTFGKFELFPQMGWLLVRGVVISIIVSFLFLPSLFLIFDKLVIGGKKHGVIPLTAGNLGKFIGKLSPVFIIIFIIVLSLSYFGSTKVNLVFDRKHFLPENLPSIRTMNKVNDIFGEKDTLFIISKKENEGFIDALYKVKDLKGVKNVLHYSTMVDPTIPEEFIPEDLISRFSSENYTYAIVYSEYSPEDEEEKALRKEITNIVHNTVKGEVYVTGLSALINDMKEIAMKDLERTEKISIYLILIIIALGFLSLFVPPVLALIIKVAIWSNIVYYAIIGMSPPFFIPILLNTIQLGATIDYAVLLTSRYQEERRNGLKPLAAITEAVHWSSHSILTSAGTMILMTLPTAMLSDIKALSLSMGSLARGAVLSVCVVLIFLPALLAGLDKLFKYTTFRWSKKEV; encoded by the coding sequence ATGAAAAGATTTGCCGAGATAGTTGTTAAATCAAAGTGGATTATATTCATAATTTTTCTCTTGCTTATAGGTTTATCCCTATACTTTATTCCAAAAAGGCAGCTCTCCTTTGATATATATGACCTACTTCCAGAGGAAGTTGAATCTGTTAAAGGATCAAAAATTCTTGAAGAAGAGATTTCCCATGGTGCAGATTTAACAATTATATATGAGACAGATAACCTGACAAAAGTGGAAAAACTCATAGAAAAACTAAAGATCCTTCCCTATGTTGACTCTGTAATGTGGCTCGATAACTTTCAGGATGTATCTCTTCCAAAAGAATTCTGGGGAGAGGATTCAAAAGATTGGTATAAAGATGGGGTTTTTAAGATTCAGGTTACTCTTAAACATTCACAATCGTATGGAGATCAAATAAAGGATATAAAATCTATCCTCCCAGAAGAGGCTTCAATTACAGGAGATAGTGTTATCTCGAATGAGCTGGGGGATCGCTTCAAAGGTAAAACTGAAGAGTACTTTATTATAGGTATAATACTTGTCAGCATATTTTTGTTCCTCACGTTTCCACGGTTCTGGGGACCTATCTTTATAGTTTTATCCATGGTATCCGCTGTTGTTATAAATATGGGAATTACAGCTTTCTCTGGTAAACCTATCTATTATATTACCGAAACAATAGTAGCAATACTTCAACTTGCAGTGACACTTGACTATTCCTTGTTTCTATACCATAGATATGTTGAGGAAAGGATCAAGAACAGTAAGGAAACTGCCATGGTAGAGACTTTAACAACTACTATAAAACCCATACTTCTGAGTGGACTTACAACAATGGCAGGATTCTTTGCCTTGACATTTGGAAAATTCGAGTTATTCCCCCAGATGGGATGGCTTCTTGTGAGAGGAGTTGTCATATCAATAATAGTGTCCTTCCTATTTCTACCCTCTTTATTTCTCATCTTTGATAAGTTGGTTATAGGTGGTAAAAAACATGGTGTTATTCCTTTAACAGCAGGAAATCTTGGAAAATTTATAGGGAAACTCTCTCCCGTATTTATAATAATATTCATTATAGTATTATCCCTCTCATACTTTGGTTCAACTAAAGTAAACCTTGTATTTGATAGAAAACACTTCCTTCCAGAAAATCTTCCATCAATTAGAACAATGAACAAAGTCAACGATATCTTTGGTGAAAAAGATACACTATTTATAATTTCGAAGAAGGAAAATGAGGGATTTATTGACGCTCTTTACAAGGTAAAGGATCTTAAAGGTGTAAAGAATGTATTGCACTACAGCACAATGGTAGATCCAACAATACCTGAAGAGTTCATACCAGAAGATTTAATAAGTAGATTTAGTTCAGAAAATTACACATATGCCATTGTTTACAGCGAATACTCTCCTGAAGACGAAGAGGAAAAGGCTTTAAGAAAGGAAATTACAAACATTGTCCATAACACTGTAAAGGGTGAGGTTTATGTAACTGGATTATCTGCACTTATAAACGATATGAAGGAAATCGCCATGAAGGACCTCGAGAGAACAGAGAAAATATCAATCTATCTTATCCTCATTATAATAGCTCTTGGTTTTCTCTCACTTTTTGTGCCACCTGTCCTTGCATTAATAATTAAAGTGGCAATCTGGTCAAATATTGTTTATTATGCGATAATAGGTATGAGTCCACCTTTCTTCATTCCAATACTTTTGAATACCATACAACTGGGAGCCACAATTGACTATGCAGTTTTGCTTACATCAAGATATCAGGAGGAGAGAAGAAATGGTTTAAAGCCTTTAGCAGCTATAACCGAAGCAGTCCATTGGAGTTCTCACTCCATTTTAACAAGTGCAGGAACAATGATACTTATGACCCTACCTACAGCAATGTTAAGTGATATAAAGGCTTTGAGTCTCAGCATGGGAAGTCTGGCAAGGGGTGCAGTATTAAGTGTATGTGTGGTTCTTATCTTCTTACCAGCTCTTCTTGCTGGTTTAGATAAATTGTTCAAATACACAACATTTAGATGGTCAAAGAAGGAGGTGTAG
- a CDS encoding amino acid ABC transporter ATP-binding protein produces MKLTDGSLIKVRNLYKRFGDLEVLKNINFDLKEKEVLVIVGPSGAGKSTLIRCINRLEKPTEGEIWFEGRRIDETTNLNKLREKIGMVFQRFNLFPHLTAIQNIILALKVVKKMKDEEAREVALHFLKKVGLEERKDHFPHQLSGGEQQRVAIARALAMQPDVMLFDEPTSAIDIELIKEVLDVMKELAEEGMTMIVVTHEMGFAREVGDRIIFMDKGEIVEENKPVEFFKNPKTERAKRFLSKILNI; encoded by the coding sequence GTGAAGCTCACTGATGGTTCCCTTATAAAGGTAAGGAATCTATACAAGAGGTTTGGGGATCTTGAGGTTCTTAAAAACATAAATTTTGATCTTAAAGAAAAGGAAGTTTTGGTGATAGTTGGTCCTTCTGGTGCAGGTAAATCTACCCTTATAAGATGTATAAATAGACTGGAGAAACCAACAGAAGGGGAAATATGGTTTGAGGGAAGAAGGATAGATGAAACAACCAATCTAAACAAGTTGAGGGAAAAGATAGGAATGGTATTTCAGAGGTTTAATCTCTTTCCCCACCTAACCGCTATTCAGAACATAATACTTGCGTTGAAGGTCGTTAAGAAGATGAAGGATGAAGAAGCAAGAGAGGTTGCATTGCATTTTCTTAAAAAAGTTGGTCTTGAAGAAAGAAAAGATCACTTTCCACATCAACTTTCTGGTGGAGAGCAGCAGAGAGTGGCAATAGCAAGAGCACTGGCTATGCAACCAGATGTAATGCTTTTTGATGAACCCACTTCAGCTATTGATATAGAGCTTATAAAAGAGGTCCTTGATGTAATGAAAGAACTTGCCGAGGAGGGTATGACCATGATAGTTGTAACTCATGAGATGGGCTTCGCAAGAGAAGTTGGAGATAGAATAATATTTATGGATAAAGGAGAGATTGTAGAGGAAAATAAACCTGTTGAGTTTTTTAAAAATCCAAAAACAGAGAGAGCAAAAAGATTCCTGTCAAAAATACTAAATATTTGA
- a CDS encoding TetR/AcrR family transcriptional regulator, translating into MGKREKILKVSLKLFMEKGFNQTSIEEITKLAGISKGSFYTYFKSKEGLLENIIESLIENVEKEFFKIVSIKKKNPVDYIESFLKLNLSLSENFSSSIFTIIRDVSFAPTKVREEMRENLQKKVNEKLKQFILLLKDEANETDILFLQGILLSLWVAVIFGNKIPPLKELSERIWYGLGGEKE; encoded by the coding sequence ATGGGAAAAAGAGAGAAAATCTTAAAAGTATCACTTAAACTCTTTATGGAAAAAGGTTTTAACCAAACGAGCATTGAGGAGATAACGAAACTTGCAGGAATCTCAAAGGGAAGTTTTTACACATACTTTAAATCAAAAGAGGGGCTACTGGAAAACATCATAGAGTCTTTAATCGAAAATGTTGAAAAGGAATTCTTTAAGATTGTATCCATCAAGAAAAAGAATCCAGTAGATTACATTGAAAGTTTCCTGAAACTGAATCTTTCTCTGTCAGAAAACTTTTCTTCAAGCATCTTTACGATAATAAGGGATGTGAGTTTTGCTCCCACAAAAGTAAGAGAGGAGATGAGAGAGAATCTACAAAAAAAAGTTAATGAAAAGCTTAAGCAGTTTATTCTCCTTCTCAAGGACGAGGCTAATGAGACAGATATTTTATTCCTACAGGGGATACTGTTGTCTCTATGGGTAGCAGTTATATTTGGAAACAAAATTCCTCCTTTGAAGGAGTTAAGTGAGAGAATCTGGTATGGCTTAGGAGGTGAGAAAGAATGA